A window of the Streptomyces griseochromogenes genome harbors these coding sequences:
- the kdpF gene encoding K(+)-transporting ATPase subunit F → MTAENVVGLVVAVALLGYLVLALIFPERF, encoded by the coding sequence GTGACCGCCGAAAACGTCGTCGGCCTGGTCGTGGCCGTCGCCCTGCTGGGCTATCTCGTCCTCGCCCTGATCTTCCCGGAGAGGTTCTGA
- the kdpA gene encoding potassium-transporting ATPase subunit KdpA — MGPVSAGLLQLLALIGALALVYAPVGNYMARVYSSDKHLRVEKWIYKGIGANPDAEMTWPAYLRGVLAFSAVSVLFLYLLQRLQGVLPGSMGFSSVNPAQSFNTAVSFVTNTNWQSYYGEQTMGHVVQTAGLAVQNFVSAAVGMAVAVALVRGFARSRTGELGNFWSDLVRGTLRILLPGAAIAAVVLVACGAIQNFSGIHEVGQFMGGSQQWNGGAVASQEAIKELGTNGGGYFNANSAHPFENPSAFTNLFEIFLILVIPFSLTRTFGVMVGSVKQGYAILATMFTIWLGFTALMMWTEFAHHGPALQAAGGAMEGKEVRFGVGSSSIFAVSTTLTSTGAVDSFHSSFTGLGGGITMLSMMLGEIAPGGTGSGLYGILIMAVIAVFIAGLMVGRTPEYLGKKIGAREMKLAACYILITPALVLVFTAASMALPTPPNSMLNSGAHGFSEVLYAFTSASNNNGSAFAGLNANTDWYNTMTGLAMLLGRFLPMVFVLALAGSLAEQKPVPVTAGTLRTEKPLFTGLLVGAILIITGLTYFPALALGPLAEGLA; from the coding sequence ATGGGTCCCGTATCGGCCGGCCTGCTCCAGCTGCTCGCCCTGATAGGCGCACTGGCACTCGTCTACGCCCCTGTCGGCAACTACATGGCCCGGGTCTACTCCTCCGACAAGCACCTGCGCGTCGAGAAGTGGATCTACAAGGGCATCGGCGCCAACCCCGACGCCGAGATGACCTGGCCCGCGTATCTGCGCGGTGTCCTCGCCTTCTCGGCGGTCAGCGTCCTGTTCCTCTACCTGCTCCAGCGGCTGCAGGGCGTCCTGCCCGGCTCGATGGGCTTCTCCTCGGTCAACCCGGCGCAGTCGTTCAACACGGCCGTGTCCTTCGTGACCAACACCAACTGGCAGTCGTACTACGGCGAGCAGACCATGGGTCACGTCGTGCAGACCGCCGGTCTGGCCGTGCAGAACTTCGTCTCCGCCGCGGTCGGCATGGCCGTGGCCGTGGCCCTGGTACGCGGCTTCGCGCGCTCGCGCACCGGTGAGCTCGGCAACTTCTGGTCCGACCTGGTGCGCGGCACGCTGCGGATCCTTCTTCCGGGTGCCGCGATCGCCGCCGTCGTCCTGGTGGCGTGCGGCGCGATCCAGAACTTCTCCGGCATCCATGAGGTCGGTCAGTTCATGGGCGGCTCGCAGCAGTGGAACGGCGGCGCGGTCGCCTCGCAGGAGGCCATCAAGGAGCTGGGCACCAACGGCGGCGGCTACTTCAACGCCAACAGTGCCCACCCCTTCGAGAACCCCAGCGCGTTCACGAACCTCTTCGAGATCTTCCTGATCCTGGTGATCCCGTTCTCGCTGACCCGCACCTTCGGCGTGATGGTCGGCTCGGTCAAACAGGGTTACGCCATCCTCGCCACGATGTTCACCATCTGGCTCGGTTTCACCGCGCTGATGATGTGGACCGAGTTCGCCCACCACGGCCCGGCGCTGCAGGCGGCCGGCGGGGCGATGGAGGGCAAGGAGGTCCGCTTCGGCGTCGGCTCGTCCTCGATCTTCGCCGTGTCCACGACGCTGACGTCGACCGGTGCGGTGGACTCCTTCCACTCCTCCTTCACCGGGCTGGGCGGCGGGATCACCATGCTCAGCATGATGCTGGGCGAGATCGCGCCCGGCGGTACCGGCTCCGGCCTGTACGGCATCCTGATCATGGCCGTGATCGCGGTGTTCATCGCCGGTCTGATGGTCGGCCGTACGCCCGAGTACCTGGGCAAGAAGATCGGCGCGCGGGAGATGAAGCTCGCCGCCTGCTACATCCTGATCACCCCCGCCCTGGTGCTCGTCTTCACGGCCGCCTCCATGGCGCTGCCGACCCCGCCGAACTCGATGCTCAACTCGGGCGCGCACGGATTCTCCGAGGTGCTGTACGCCTTCACGTCGGCGTCGAACAACAACGGCTCGGCCTTCGCCGGCCTGAACGCGAACACCGACTGGTACAACACCATGACCGGTCTCGCGATGCTCCTGGGCCGCTTCCTGCCGATGGTGTTCGTGCTGGCGCTGGCCGGTTCGCTCGCGGAGCAGAAGCCCGTCCCGGTCACGGCCGGCACCTTGCGCACCGAGAAGCCGCTGTTCACCGGCCTGCTGGTGGGCGCGATCCTGATCATCACCGGTCTCACCTACTTCCCGGCCCTCGCCCTGGGTCCGCTCGCGGAAGGACTGGCGTGA
- the kdpB gene encoding potassium-transporting ATPase subunit KdpB, whose amino-acid sequence MTTRTENPEDSMSTATPTRAPHSDVPTGHKPAEGRVGAGLFEPKALIKSLPDAFRKLDPRVMVKSPVMFVVWIGSVLTTVFSFKDPSDWFGWAISAWLWLTVIFANLAEAVAEGRGKAQADTLRKAKTDTVARRLLADGTSEEQVPGTALTIGDLVVCEAGDIIPGDGDVIEGVASVDESAITGESAPVIRESGGDRSAVTGGTKVLSDRIVIKITTKPGETFIDRMINLVEGAARQKTPNEIALNILLASLTIVFLLACATLPPFATYAGTHLTMVVLVALLVCLIPTTIGALLSAIGIAGMDRLVQRNVLAMSGRAVEAAGDVSTLLLDKTGTITLGNRQAAEFVPVKGTTEAEVADAAQLSSLADETPEGRSIVVLAKETYGLRERHQGELAHAEWIAFTAQTRMSGVDVDGRKVRKGATASVIAWVEAEGGTVAKDADAIANRISEAGGTPLLVAVRDEKGARVLGVIHLKDVVKEGMRERFEELRRMGIKTVMITGDNPLTAKAIAEEAGVDDFLAEATPEDKMALIKREQSGGKLVAMTGDGTNDAPALAQADVGVAMNTGTSAAKEAGNMVDLDSNPTKLIEIVEIGKQLLITRGALTTFSIANDVAKYFAIIPALFAAVYPGLDKLNIMHLSSPNSAILSAVIFNALIIIALVPLSLKGVRYRPMSADKMLRRNLGIYGIGGLIAPFIGIKIIDVIISFIPGIG is encoded by the coding sequence ATGACCACCCGCACAGAGAACCCAGAGGACTCCATGTCCACAGCCACACCCACCCGGGCGCCGCACAGCGACGTCCCCACCGGGCACAAGCCCGCCGAGGGCCGAGTCGGAGCGGGCCTCTTCGAACCCAAGGCACTGATCAAGTCGCTGCCGGACGCGTTCCGCAAGCTCGACCCGCGGGTGATGGTCAAGTCTCCCGTGATGTTCGTGGTGTGGATCGGCTCCGTGCTCACCACGGTGTTCTCCTTCAAGGACCCGTCCGACTGGTTCGGCTGGGCGATCAGCGCCTGGCTGTGGCTGACCGTGATCTTCGCCAACCTGGCGGAGGCGGTCGCCGAGGGCCGCGGCAAGGCGCAGGCCGATACCCTGCGCAAGGCCAAGACCGACACGGTGGCGCGCCGCCTGCTCGCGGACGGCACGTCCGAGGAGCAGGTCCCGGGCACCGCGCTGACCATCGGTGACCTGGTGGTCTGCGAGGCCGGTGACATCATCCCGGGTGACGGCGACGTCATCGAGGGGGTCGCGTCGGTGGACGAGTCGGCGATCACCGGTGAGTCGGCCCCGGTCATCCGTGAGTCCGGCGGCGACCGCTCGGCGGTCACCGGCGGCACGAAGGTGCTCTCCGACCGCATCGTCATCAAGATCACGACGAAGCCGGGCGAGACCTTCATCGACCGGATGATCAACCTGGTCGAGGGCGCGGCCCGGCAGAAGACGCCGAACGAGATCGCCCTGAACATCCTGCTGGCGTCGCTGACGATCGTCTTCCTGCTGGCCTGTGCCACGCTGCCGCCGTTCGCCACCTACGCGGGCACTCACCTGACGATGGTCGTGCTGGTCGCCCTGCTGGTCTGCCTCATCCCGACCACCATCGGCGCCCTGCTCTCCGCGATCGGCATCGCGGGCATGGACCGCCTGGTCCAGCGCAACGTCCTGGCCATGTCGGGCCGCGCGGTCGAGGCCGCCGGTGACGTCTCCACGCTGCTGCTCGACAAGACCGGCACCATCACCCTCGGCAACCGCCAGGCCGCCGAGTTCGTCCCGGTCAAGGGCACCACCGAGGCCGAGGTCGCCGACGCCGCCCAGCTCTCCTCGCTGGCCGACGAGACGCCCGAGGGCCGCTCCATCGTCGTCCTGGCGAAGGAGACGTACGGGCTGCGCGAGCGCCACCAGGGCGAGCTGGCGCACGCCGAGTGGATCGCCTTCACCGCCCAGACCCGTATGTCCGGTGTGGACGTCGACGGCCGCAAGGTCCGCAAGGGCGCCACCGCCTCGGTCATCGCCTGGGTGGAGGCGGAGGGCGGCACTGTCGCCAAGGACGCGGACGCGATAGCGAACCGCATCTCCGAGGCCGGCGGCACTCCGCTGCTGGTCGCCGTCAGGGACGAGAAGGGCGCCCGCGTCCTGGGTGTCATCCACCTCAAGGACGTCGTCAAGGAGGGCATGCGGGAGCGGTTCGAGGAACTGCGCCGGATGGGCATCAAGACGGTCATGATCACGGGTGACAACCCGCTGACCGCGAAGGCGATCGCCGAGGAGGCGGGCGTCGACGACTTCCTCGCCGAGGCGACTCCCGAGGACAAGATGGCCCTCATCAAGCGGGAGCAGTCGGGCGGCAAGCTGGTCGCGATGACCGGTGACGGCACCAACGACGCGCCCGCGCTCGCGCAGGCCGACGTCGGCGTGGCGATGAACACCGGTACGTCGGCCGCCAAGGAGGCCGGCAACATGGTCGACCTCGACTCCAACCCGACCAAGCTCATCGAGATCGTCGAGATCGGCAAGCAGCTGCTGATCACGCGCGGCGCGCTGACCACGTTCTCCATCGCCAACGACGTCGCGAAGTACTTCGCGATCATCCCGGCGCTGTTCGCTGCGGTCTACCCGGGCCTGGACAAGCTGAACATCATGCACCTGTCCTCGCCCAACTCCGCGATCCTGTCGGCCGTCATCTTCAACGCGCTGATCATCATCGCGCTGGTGCCGCTCTCCCTGAAGGGCGTGCGGTACCGGCCGATGAGCGCGGACAAGATGCTGCGGCGCAACCTCGGGATCTACGGCATCGGCGGTCTGATCGCGCCCTTCATCGGAATCAAGATCATCGACGTGATCATCTCCTTCATCCCCGGGATCGGCTGA
- a CDS encoding potassium-transporting ATPase subunit C, protein MNNSFVNTVRLLGAGLRALLVLTLVTGVIYPLVVTGIAQAAFHDKANGSEIKADGKVVGSSLIGQQGYSLKYFQPRPANGLGANSINTRYKLILSGATNLSADSKVLVKQVEDAKAKVVKDNSVAGYTVKPSDVPADAVTSSGSGLDPDISPQYADLQVHRVAERNGLSVTAIEELVKDHTSARALGFMGEPRVNVLELNIALKDLAAKK, encoded by the coding sequence ATGAACAACTCCTTTGTGAACACCGTCCGGTTGCTGGGGGCGGGCCTGCGGGCCCTGCTCGTGCTGACCCTGGTGACCGGCGTCATCTACCCGCTGGTCGTCACCGGCATCGCCCAGGCGGCGTTCCACGACAAGGCGAACGGCTCCGAGATCAAGGCGGACGGCAAGGTCGTCGGCTCGTCCCTGATCGGGCAACAGGGGTACAGCCTCAAGTACTTCCAGCCCCGCCCGGCGAACGGTCTCGGCGCGAACAGCATCAACACGCGGTACAAGCTGATCCTTTCGGGCGCCACCAACCTGTCCGCGGACAGCAAGGTGCTCGTCAAGCAGGTCGAGGACGCCAAGGCCAAGGTGGTCAAGGACAACTCCGTTGCCGGTTACACCGTGAAGCCGTCCGACGTGCCCGCCGACGCGGTCACCTCCTCGGGCTCCGGCCTGGACCCGGACATCTCCCCGCAGTACGCCGACCTCCAGGTCCACCGGGTCGCGGAGAGGAACGGTCTGTCCGTGACCGCGATCGAGGAGCTGGTCAAGGACCACACCAGCGCCCGCGCGCTCGGCTTCATGGGGGAGCCCCGCGTGAACGTGCTCGAACTCAACATCGCGCTCAAGGACCTCGCGGCGAAGAAGTGA
- a CDS encoding response regulator, which produces MTRVLVVEDDPQLVRALVINLQARRYGVDAAPDGATALRLAAARQPDVVLLDLGLPDMDGVDVIKGLRGWSRVPILVLSARQASDEKVAALDAGADDYITKPFSMDELLARLRAAVRRTEDLPLVPETTLVNTDGFTIDLLAKKVVRDGRDVRLTPTEWHLLEILVTHPGRLITQKQLLQEVWGVSQSNKTNYLRVYMAQLRRKLEADPSSPRYLITEPGMGYRFEG; this is translated from the coding sequence ATGACCCGGGTGCTCGTCGTGGAGGACGACCCGCAGCTCGTAAGGGCCCTCGTGATCAACCTGCAGGCCCGCCGGTACGGGGTCGACGCGGCGCCCGACGGCGCCACGGCGCTGCGGCTCGCGGCGGCCCGTCAGCCCGATGTGGTCCTGCTCGACCTCGGCCTGCCCGATATGGACGGCGTCGACGTCATCAAGGGCCTGCGGGGGTGGAGCAGGGTGCCGATCCTGGTGCTGTCGGCCCGTCAGGCGTCCGACGAGAAGGTCGCGGCGCTCGATGCCGGTGCCGACGACTACATCACCAAGCCGTTCAGCATGGACGAGTTGCTGGCCCGGCTGCGTGCGGCCGTCCGCCGCACCGAGGACCTGCCGCTGGTGCCGGAGACCACGCTGGTGAACACGGACGGGTTCACCATCGACCTGCTGGCCAAGAAGGTCGTACGGGACGGCCGTGACGTCCGCCTCACCCCGACCGAGTGGCACCTGCTGGAGATACTCGTCACCCACCCCGGCCGTCTGATCACCCAGAAACAGCTGCTCCAGGAAGTCTGGGGGGTCTCCCAGAGCAACAAGACCAACTATCTCCGGGTCTACATGGCCCAGTTGCGGCGGAAGCTGGAAGCCGATCCGTCGAGCCCCCGGTACCTCATCACCGAGCCCGGCATGGGCTACCGCTTCGAAGGGTGA
- a CDS encoding sensor histidine kinase: protein MARGKLRIYLGAAPGVGKTYAMLSEAHRRTERGTDCVVAFVEHHHRPRTEVMLHGLEQVPSKEIEYRGGTFAEMDVDAVLARRPRVALVDELAHTNIPGSRNAKRWQDVEELLAAGIDVVSAVNIQHLESLGDVVESITGIRQQETVPDEVVRRADQIELVDMSPQALRRRMAHGNIYKPDKVDAALSNYFRPGNLTALRELALLWVADRVDEYLTEYRSEHRVSKIWGSRERIVVGLTGGPEGRTLIRRAARLAEKGAGGEVMAVYIARSDGLTSASPKELAVQRTLVEDLGGTFHHVVGDDIPAALLDFARGVNATQIVLGVSRRKAWQYVFGPGVGATVAVESGPDLDVHLITHDEAGKGRGLPVARGARLGRARIVWGWLAGIAGPVLLTWLLSSVVPEVGLANDMLLFLTMTVAAALLGGLFPALASAVVGSLLLNWYFTPPVHTLTIADPRNIVAIAIFVGVAVSVASVVDLAARRTHQAARLRAESEILSFLAGNVLRGETGLEELLERVRETFGMESAALLERAGDVAPWTCAGSVGPRPCATPEDADVDVPVGDRLSLALSGRVLPAEDRRVLAAFAAQAAVVLDRQRLRQEADQAKELAEGNRIRTALLAAVSHDLRTPLAGIKAAVTSLRSDDVEWTETDQAELLAAIEEGADRLDHLVGNLLDMSRLQTGTVTPIIRETDLDEVIPMALGGVPEDSVDLDVPETLPMVDVDRGLLERSVANVVENAVKYSPAGERVLVAASAVADRVEVRVVDRGPGVPDEAKSRIFEPFQRYGDSPRGAGVGLGLAVARGFAEAIGGTLSAEDTPGGGLTMVLTLPRSGSVRAGAQQGVSATARM, encoded by the coding sequence ATGGCACGAGGCAAGCTCCGGATCTACCTCGGCGCGGCGCCCGGCGTGGGCAAGACCTACGCCATGCTGTCCGAGGCACACCGCCGCACCGAGCGGGGGACCGACTGTGTGGTGGCGTTCGTGGAACACCACCACCGGCCGCGCACCGAGGTGATGCTGCACGGCCTGGAACAGGTGCCCTCCAAGGAGATCGAGTACCGGGGCGGCACCTTCGCCGAGATGGACGTGGACGCGGTGCTCGCGCGCCGCCCCCGGGTGGCCCTCGTCGACGAGCTGGCGCACACCAACATCCCCGGCTCCCGCAACGCCAAGCGCTGGCAGGACGTGGAGGAGCTGCTCGCGGCCGGGATCGACGTCGTCTCCGCCGTCAACATCCAGCATCTGGAGTCCCTCGGGGACGTCGTGGAGTCCATCACCGGCATCCGGCAGCAGGAGACCGTCCCCGACGAGGTCGTGCGGCGGGCCGACCAGATCGAGCTGGTCGACATGTCGCCACAGGCGCTGCGCCGCCGGATGGCGCACGGCAACATCTACAAGCCGGACAAGGTCGACGCGGCCCTGTCCAACTACTTCCGGCCCGGCAATCTGACCGCGCTGCGCGAGCTGGCGCTGCTGTGGGTGGCCGACCGGGTCGACGAGTACCTGACCGAGTACCGCAGCGAACACCGGGTCTCGAAGATCTGGGGCTCGCGCGAGCGGATCGTCGTCGGCCTGACCGGCGGCCCCGAGGGCCGCACCCTGATACGACGTGCCGCCCGGCTGGCCGAGAAGGGCGCCGGCGGCGAGGTCATGGCCGTCTACATCGCCCGCAGCGACGGGCTGACCTCGGCCTCCCCGAAGGAGCTGGCCGTCCAGCGCACCCTCGTGGAGGACCTCGGCGGCACCTTCCACCACGTCGTCGGGGACGACATACCGGCCGCGCTGCTCGACTTCGCGCGCGGCGTCAACGCCACCCAGATCGTGCTCGGTGTCTCCCGCCGCAAGGCCTGGCAGTACGTCTTCGGACCCGGTGTCGGCGCCACGGTGGCCGTGGAATCCGGCCCCGACCTCGACGTCCACCTCATCACCCACGACGAGGCGGGCAAGGGCCGCGGGCTGCCCGTCGCCCGGGGCGCGCGCCTCGGCAGAGCCCGGATCGTCTGGGGCTGGCTGGCCGGGATCGCCGGACCCGTGCTGCTGACCTGGCTGCTGAGCAGCGTGGTGCCCGAGGTCGGGCTGGCCAACGACATGCTGCTGTTCCTGACGATGACGGTGGCGGCGGCGCTGCTGGGCGGTCTCTTTCCGGCCCTGGCCTCGGCCGTGGTCGGATCCCTGCTGCTCAACTGGTACTTCACCCCACCGGTGCACACCCTGACGATCGCCGACCCGAGGAACATCGTCGCCATCGCGATCTTCGTCGGGGTCGCCGTGTCCGTCGCGTCGGTGGTGGACCTGGCCGCCCGCCGCACCCACCAGGCGGCCCGGCTGCGCGCCGAGTCCGAGATCCTCTCCTTCCTCGCCGGGAACGTGCTGCGCGGCGAGACCGGCCTGGAAGAGCTGCTGGAGCGGGTCCGGGAGACCTTCGGCATGGAGTCGGCGGCCCTGCTGGAGCGCGCCGGCGACGTGGCGCCCTGGACCTGCGCGGGCAGCGTGGGTCCGCGTCCCTGTGCCACGCCCGAGGACGCGGACGTCGACGTACCGGTCGGCGACCGTCTGTCGCTCGCCCTGTCCGGGCGGGTGCTGCCCGCCGAGGACCGCCGGGTGCTCGCCGCCTTCGCCGCCCAGGCCGCGGTGGTGCTGGACCGTCAGCGCCTGCGGCAGGAGGCGGACCAGGCCAAGGAACTGGCCGAGGGCAACCGCATAAGGACCGCCCTGCTCGCCGCCGTCAGCCACGACCTGCGCACCCCGCTGGCCGGTATCAAGGCCGCGGTCACCTCCCTGCGCTCGGACGACGTCGAATGGACCGAGACCGACCAGGCCGAACTCCTCGCGGCCATCGAGGAGGGCGCCGACCGGCTCGACCACCTCGTGGGCAACCTGCTCGACATGTCCCGCCTGCAGACCGGCACGGTCACGCCGATCATCCGCGAGACCGACCTGGACGAGGTGATCCCGATGGCGCTCGGCGGCGTCCCCGAGGACAGCGTCGACCTGGATGTCCCGGAGACCCTCCCCATGGTCGACGTCGACCGGGGCCTGCTGGAGCGGTCGGTCGCCAACGTCGTGGAGAACGCGGTCAAGTACAGCCCGGCGGGCGAGCGCGTCCTGGTCGCGGCCAGCGCCGTCGCCGACCGGGTGGAGGTGCGGGTGGTGGACCGCGGCCCCGGCGTGCCGGACGAGGCCAAGTCCCGCATCTTCGAACCCTTCCAGCGCTACGGCGACTCGCCCCGCGGCGCCGGGGTCGGCCTCGGCCTCGCGGTGGCCCGCGGCTTCGCGGAGGCCATCGGCGGCACCCTGTCCGCCGAGGACACCCCGGGCGGCGGCCTCACCATGGTGCTGACCCTGCCGAGGTCGGGAAGCGTCCGGGCGGGCGCGCAGCAGGGGGTGTCCGCGACGGCGAGGATGTGA